The Daucus carota subsp. sativus chromosome 2, DH1 v3.0, whole genome shotgun sequence genome includes a window with the following:
- the LOC108207984 gene encoding glutathione S-transferase U17 translates to MAGVKLLGFWASPYANRVQIALNLKSISYEYIEQNLRSKSQLLLESNPVHKKVPVLIHGDNPVSESLVILEYIDEVWTQGPSILPSDPHDRAVARFWAAYITDKWYPLISEYRLAEGAEAKAAVKEKILEGVVLLEEAFVTCSQGKGYFGGENIGYIDLVLGSLLGWLRARGETQGITFLDKTKGPELSAWADRFSSHSAVTGVLPTSEKVIEFIKSFTRPN, encoded by the exons ATGGCTGGTGTCAAGCTTCTTGGATTCTGGGCTAGTCCTTACGCGAACCGGGTTCAGATAGCTTTGAATCTGAAATCCATAAGCTACGAATACATTGAGCAGAATCTCCGTTCCAAGAGCCAACTCCTCCTGGAATCCAATCCTGTTCATAAGAAAGTCCCTGTGCTCATTCATGGTGACAACCCCGTCTCAGAGTCCCTTGTGATTCTTGAGTACATTGATGAGGTTTGGACTCAAGGTCCATCCATTCTTCCCTCTGATCCTCATGATCGTGCCGTTGCTCGCTTTTGGGCTGCCTATATTACTGATAAG TGGTATCCGCTAATATCAGAATACAGACTAGCGGAAGGAGCTGAGGCAAAGGCCGCGGTGAAAGAGAAAATTCTTGAAGGAGTAGTGCTCTTGGAGGAAGCTTTTGTGACATGTAGCCAAGGGAAAGGTTACTTTGGTGGGGAGAATATTGGTTACATTGACCTTGTACTTGGAAGTCTTTTGGGTTGGCTGAGGGCAAGAGGAGAGACACAGGGTATCACATTCCTGGACAAGACCAAAGGGCCAGAGCTTTCTGCTTGGGCTGATAGATTCAGTTCGCACTCTGCTGTCACTGGTGTATTGCCAACTTCTGAGAAAGTGATCGAGTTCATCAAAAGTTTCACCAGGCCTAACTGA
- the LOC108209519 gene encoding uncharacterized protein LOC108209519, with amino-acid sequence MEIFQSANAVRLRSSHGKYLTAHDDEESVTQGRHGDAKAARWTVEVLPADYTNHNIIRLKSCYNKYLTADDQPFLFGMTGRKVTQTVPDRLDSSVEWEPFRDGKNQVKLRTRYGEFLRANRGLPPWRNSVTHDIPRRTATQDWIFWYVEVVETDMLKPEKNLILHSDSFSSSESSVPSTPSSLSGPESADSPASLPRKKGDGRLIYYHVCNEYGEVDEELDELVITFRGNGVNELTKRLEDETGLTDITVCSRSPLNGKLYPLRLQLPPNNVTMNVVVVQSSLIVA; translated from the exons ATGGAAATCTTTCAGAGTGCCAATGCGGTTCGGCTCAGGAGCAGTCACGGGAAGTACTTAACCGCCCATGACGACGAAGAGTCTGTTACTCAAGGCCGTCATGGTGACGCCAAGGCTGCGAGGTGGACAGTGGAAGTTCTCCCAGCTGATTACACCAATCACAATATAATTCGGCTCAAGAGCTGTTATAACAAGTATCTCACGGCTGATGATCAGCCATTCCTGTTTGGAATGACGGGGCGAAAAGTTACTCAGACTGTACCGGACAGGCTGGACTCGTCTGTTGAATGGGAGCCTTTTAGAGATGGAAAGAATCAGGTGAAGCTGAGAACTCGATACGGTGAATTTCTTCGGGCTAATAGGGGGCTTCCTCCGTGGAGAAACTCTGTCACTCATGACATTCCTCGGAGGACTGCAACACAGGATTGGATTTTTTGGTACGTCGAAGTTGTGGAGACTGATATGTTAAAGCCAGAGAAGAATTTGATTCTTCACTCTGATTCTTTCAGTTCTTCTGAATCTAGCGTGCCTTCTACTCCTTCCAGTTTATCCGGACCTGAG TCGGCTGATTCACCTGCAAGTTTACCGCGAAAGAAAGGAGATGGGAGGCTCATATATTATCATGTTTGTAATGAATACGGGGAAGTGGATGAAGAATTGGATGAGCTTGTGATTACCTTTAGGGGGAATGGGGTAAATGAGTTAACTAAGAGGTTGGAGGATGAGACTGGACTCACTGATATCACCGTGTGTTCGCGGAGTCCATTAAATGGGAAGCTTTACCCTCTCAGATTACAGCTTCCTCCCAATAACGTGACTATGAATGTTGTTGTAGTTCAATCTTCTTTAATAG TGGCTTAA
- the LOC108209520 gene encoding thioredoxin H2, whose translation MGANQSAVYDDSNDFSGVVMPRRFGRILSFSSSSKWKSHLQVTRKTNKLMVIHFTAAWCGPCRTMDPVIREFAGIYAGVEFIKIDVDELEDVAREYAVQALPAFVLIKKGKAVDKVVGAEKIALQKKIETYMN comes from the exons ATGGGAGCTAATCAGTCTGCTGTGTATGATGACTCAAATGACTTCAGTGGAGTGGTCATGCCAAGaaggttcggccggattttaTCATTCAGTTCCTCATCTAAATGGAAAAGCCATCTTCAAGTTaccagaaaaacaaataaactg ATGGTTATTCATTTCACGGCTGCATGGTGTGGACCTTGTCGCACAATGGACCCTGTTATTCGTGAGTTTGCTGGCATCTATGCAGGTGTAGAGTTCATTAAGATCGACGTAGATGAGCTGGAG GATGTGGCTCGCGAGTATGCTGTGCAGGCATTGCCAgcatttgtcctgatcaagaaAGGGAAAGCAGTTGACAAGGTTGTTGGAGCAGAGAAGATTGCGCTCCAGAAGAAGATCGAGACATACATGAACTAA
- the LOC108209518 gene encoding uncharacterized protein LOC108209518 → MAGSDVSDGPVLSLINKRLRALRKKLNRITQMEDSISNGKSLNKEQEEVFRSKPSVISAIDELEKLKQPLSIAVAEEIDLAVRVKSENVAEKAEEGAKSGDEFSVVEKVLELLYFGSMFDVRSESDFTRTVLTKTHERNCCLSYDYVSDDESELLAERDLDLISKVGSLLVSRPVDTSLSHKNALEKCVERAKLWIESSEQTVEGEENVTYSVLKEKLAKIMSSPYFTTLPEMKAPVEVAAAGNYGSFQAQEDVRYQQKDDDLPKIEGNESSDNQAGPVDELQNGEYKVENSTELPADSESVKPQPDRELTFGDVEAKEQQYNRRHFQNQRGGRGPGGRRGYPNGRGGRNGNSRGGGPYQNGRNQYYDQPGNYYPRNNYYSNRGRGGGRGAAGNNHGSAVPTES, encoded by the exons ATGGCCGGCTCCGACGTCTCCGACGGCCCCGTCCTCAGCCTAATCAACAAACGCCTCCGCGCCCTGCGCAAGAAACTCAACCGCATCACCCAAATGGAAGACTCCATTTCCAACGGCAAGTCTCTCAacaaagaacaagaagaagtctTCCGTTCCAAGCCCTCCGTAATTTCCGCCATCGATGAACTCGAGAAGCTCAAACAGCCTCTTTCGATCGCCGTCGCCGAAGAAATCGATCTGGCGGTTAGAGTCAAGAGTGAGAATGTGGCGGAAAAGGCGGAGGAAGGGGCGAAGAGTGGGGACGagttttcggttgttgaaaagGTGTTGGAGTTGTTGTATTTCGGGAGTATGTTTGATGTGAGGAGTGAGAGTGATTTTACGAGGACGGTGTTGACCAAGACGCATGAGAGGAATTGTTGTTTGAGTTACGATTATGTTTCGGATGATGAGAGTGAGTTGTTGGCGGAGagggatttggatttgatttccaaaGTTGGGAGCTTGTTGGTTTCGAGGCCGGTGGATACCAGTTTGTCGCATAAGAATGCGTTGGAGAAGTGTGTGGAGCGGGCTAAGCTTTGGATTGAGAGTTCGGAGCAGACGGTTGAGGGGGAGGAGAATGTGACTT ATTCTGTATTGAAGGAAAAGCTTGCGAAGATAATGAGTTCTCCGTACTTTACCACATTGCCAGAAATGAAAGCGCCTGTGGAGGTGGCTGCTGCTGGAAACTATGGGTCTTTTCAGGCTCAAGAGGATGTTCGGTATCAACAAAAG GATGATGATTTACCAAAAATTGAAGGGAATGAATCTTCTGATAATCAGGCTGGTCCTGTTGACGAATTGCAGAAC GGTGAATACAAGGTTGAGAACTCTACAGAGCTACCAGCTGATTCAGAGTCGGTCAAACCACAGCCTGATAGGGAACTAACATTTGGAGATGTGGAAGCAAAGGAGCAACAGTATAACCGGAGGCATTTCCAGAACCAAAGGGGTGGACGTGGCCCAGGTGGTCGTAGGGGATATCCCAATGGGCGCGGAGGTCGGAATGGTAACAGCAGGGGAGGTGGGCCATACCAGAATGGTCGCAACCAGTACTATGATCAGCCTGGAAATTACTATCCTAGAAACAACTATTATAGCAATAGAGGCAGGGGAGGTGGTAGGGGTGCTGCCGGGAACAATCATGGCTCTGCAGTTCCAACTGAGTCATGA
- the LOC108206197 gene encoding protein NRT1/ PTR FAMILY 2.13, whose translation MGELEGKEIHSSSSWFGCTTQCFPISSSSSKSPSSDEQTSDQLSKATQRKPGGWKSMPYILGNETFERLATIGLLANFTVFLLTQFHMDQVEASNVINIWSGISNFAPLLGAFISDAYVGRFRTIAFSSFASLLGMVTMVLVVSIPQLHPPKCTPEQTRLDQCKGPTTSQFGFLVLGLGFLTVGAAGIRPCSLPFGLDQFDPTTDEGRKGINSFFNWYYTTFTIVLIIALTVVVYIQDSVSWILGFGIPTGLMLCSIVLFFVGTKLYIYVKPEGSVFSGIGQSVVVAYKKRKLQLPADDKVDGVYYDPPLMGSFKYSKLHLTNKFRFLNKAAMILEGEVKPDGSRTNPWQLCSVQQIEELKCLIKVIPIWVSGIITFLAMAQQGTFTVNQALKMDRHLGPNFQIPAGTLSVISMITLGLWIPFYDRILVPFLRKITKIEGGITLLQRIGIGIVCSILSMVVAGIFEQMRRNSAIKNGNIDGIAPISVMWLAPQLILMGFSEAFNIIGQIEFYYKEFPESMRSLANSLFFITSAGSNYLSTVLVTVVHNSTAKNGRPDWLTKNINEGKVDYFYYLIAVLGVFNMGYFLIVSRSYCYTSSNIVLGGENMEHDVELNDIKK comes from the exons ATGGGAGAGTTAGAGGGAAAAGAGATACACTCAAGCTCTTCTTGGTTTGGTTGTACCACTCAATGCTTCCCtatctcttcttcttcttcaaagtcACCGTCTTCAGACGAACAAACTTCTGACCAATTGTCTAAAGCAACCCAAAGAAAGCCCGGTGGATGGAAGTCCATGCCCTATATCTTag GGAATGAAACATTCGAGAGATTAGCCACTATAGGACTGCTGGCCAACTTCACAGTATTCTTGCTGACACAATTTCACATGGACCAAGTGGAAGCTTCAAATGTTATCAACATCTGGTCCGGCATCTCTAACTTTGCGCCTCTCCTTGGTGCCTTCATTTCTGACGCCTACGTCGGCAGGTTTCGGACCATTGCTTTCTCCTCCTTTGCTTCCCTTCTG GGAATGGTGACCATGGTTCTAGTTGTCTCTATACCTCAGCTACATCCTCCCAAATGCACCCCAGAGCAGACCCGCCTGGATCAATGCAAGGGCCCCACCACTTCTCAATTCGGTTTCCTAGTCCTAGGACTAGGGTTTCTAACCGTAGGCGCCGCCGGAATAAGGCCATGCAGCCTTCCCTTTGGTTTGGACCAATTCGATCCGACTACAGACGAAGGAAGAAAAGGAATCAACAGCTTCTTCAATTGGTACTACACAACTTTCACCATAGTCCTTATCATTGCCCTAACCGTTGTTGTCTACATTCAAGATTCCGTGAGCTGGATTCTTGGTTTCGGAATCCCTACCGGCCTAATGCTCTGCTCGATTGTATTGTTCTTTGTTGGAACAAAGCTCTACATTTACGTGAAGCCAGAGGGCAGTGTTTTTTCCGGCATCGGGCAGAGTGTAGTGGTGGCTTACAAGAAGCGGAAACTCCAGCTTCCGGCCGACGACAAAGTCGACGGCGTTTACTATGATCCACCGCTCATGGGAAGCTTCAAGTACTCAAAGCTACATCTCACCAATAAGTTCAG GTTCTTAAACAAAGCTGCTATGATATTAGAAGGTGAAGTAAAGCCTGATGGGTCAAGAACAAATCCATGGCAACTATGCAGTGTTCAGCAAATCGAAGAGCTTAAATGTCTCATAAAAGTTATCCCGATATGGGTTTCTGGTATTATCACTTTCCTAGCCATGGCACAACAAGGCACTTTCACAGTCAACCAAGCCCTCAAAATGGACAGACATCTCGGTCCTAATTTCCAGATTCCAGCTGGAACTTTATCTGTTATATCTATGATCACCTTAGGCTTATGGATTCCTTTTTATGATCGCATTCTCGTTCCATTCCTccgaaaaataacaaaaatcgAAGGCGGAATCACGTTACTCCAGAGAATCGGAATAGGAATAGTTTGCTCAATCCTGTCCATGGTTGTTGCTGGGATTTTTGAACAGATGCGAAGAAACTCGGCTATTAAAAACGGAAATATCGATGGAATTGCACCCATCTCGGTTATGTGGCTTGCGCCGCAGCTTATACTGATGGGATTTTCGGAAGCGTTTAATATTATTGGACAGATCGAATTTTATTACAAAGAGTTTCCGGAGAGTATGAGAAGTTTGGCCAACTCGCTATTTTTCATCACATCGGCCGGGTCGAATTATCTGAGCACGGTTTTAGTGACTGTGGTCCACAACTCCACGGCTAAAAACGGCAGGCCGGATTGGTTAACGAAGAATATCAACGAGGGAAAAGtggattatttttattatttaatcgcggtTTTGGGAGTTTTTAATATGGGGTATTTTCTAATAGTTTCTCGGAGTTATTGCTACACAAGTAGCAATATTGTTCTTGGTGGGGAGAATATGGAGCATGATGTGGAGCTCAATGACATCAAAAAATGA